The Triticum aestivum cultivar Chinese Spring chromosome 7B, IWGSC CS RefSeq v2.1, whole genome shotgun sequence genome window below encodes:
- the LOC123162433 gene encoding uncharacterized protein, producing the protein MEAADEVQIWAPILADPLDWPPSSVTIPLPSQVEEYFSYVYGLDGMEISKLAQQPEDDLGDLIVKQNWWRRLRGPRKRRIFPWGSGCMNSHRRKNNEHWTHEEVKKLVKGVKTYGAGRWTMVKNRYFSSSVRDPAHLKDKWRNLLRACGVPCTSKTKEKAQKTMFRPLDTELIQQIQGLAIDSASTSKMKKRRGKGTTS; encoded by the exons ATGGAGGCCGCGGATGAAGTGCAGATTTGGGCGCCGATTCTTGCTGACCCGCTCGATTGGCCTCCATCTTCTGTTACTATCCCTCTTCCAAGCCAG GTGGAAGAGTATTTCAGTTATGTGTATGGCCTTGATGGCATGGAAATCAGCAAACTTGCACAACAGCCCGAAGATGATTTGGGAG ACCTCATAGTAAAGCAAAATTGGTGGCGTCGCCTTCGAGGTCCTCGCAAGAGGAGGATATTTCCTTGGGGAAGCGGGTGCATGAATTCTCACCGTCGAAAAAACAATGAACATTGGACACATGAAGAAGTGAAGAAGCTGGTTAAGGGTGTCAAGACATATGGTGCCGGGCGATGGACTATGGTGAAGAATCGTTACTTTTCATCATCAGTTCGAGACCCAGCACATCTCAAG GACAAATGGAGGAATCTTCTCAGAGCTTGTGGGGTCCCATGCACCTCTAAAACGAAG GAAAAGGCACAAAAGACTATGTTCCGGCCCTTAGATACAGAGTTGATCCAACAGATCCAAGGGTTGGCCATCGATTCAGCCTCCACATCAAAAATGAAGAAACGCCGTGGGAAAGGAACAACTAGCTGA